A genomic stretch from Styela clava chromosome 5, kaStyClav1.hap1.2, whole genome shotgun sequence includes:
- the LOC120344374 gene encoding inosine triphosphate pyrophosphatase-like, producing MSQRKTVSFVTGNKKKLEEVVAILKGNKSVEFVHTPLDLPEYQGTAEDVSREKCKEAARRLKTPVIVEDTCLCFNAMNGLPGPYVKWFLKELGPEGIHKMLDGWEDKSAYALCTFAYNATGNANDPVLLFTGKCEGRIVSPRGPRDFGWDPTFQPDGYNETYAEMAKDEKNKISHRSRALCKMAEYFEKTDDG from the exons ATGTCTCAGAGAAAGACTGTCAGCTTTGTGACTGGAAACAAAAAGAAGCTGGAGGAAGTTGTTGCGATTTTGAAGGGAAATAAAAGTGTCGAGTTTGTTCACACACCATTGGATC TGCCCGAGTATCAAGGGACTGCAGAAGATGTTTCTCGAGAAAAGTGTAAAGAAGCAGCCAGAAGATTGAAGACTCCTGTAATTGTGGAAGACACATGTTTATGCTTTAATGCAATGAATGGGCTCCCTGGACCCTATGT GAAATGGTTCTTGAAAGAGTTGGGACCAGAAGGAATACACAAGATGCTGGATGGTTGGGAGGACAAATCAGCCTATGCCCTATGTACTTTTGCGTACAATGCAACTGGAAATGCTAACGACCCTGTCCTACTGTTTACTGGAAAATGTGAG GGGAGGATCGTATCACCTAGAGGCCCAAGGGACTTTGGATGGGACCCAACATTTCAACCAGATGGTTATAATGAAAC ATATGCTGAAATGGCAAAAGATGAAAAGAACAAGATTTCCCACAGATCAAGAGCCCTCTGCAAGATGGCAGAATACTTCGAAAAAACAGATGATGGCTGA
- the LOC120344361 gene encoding cleavage stimulation factor subunit 1-like produces the protein MKPDNVKMRDHLYRAIISQLLNDGYIAVAKSLTSQVKPTLACPPSDKLLKVFETGITQLEHDKEFKLPSTAELVAPGHGIDLEFETDVQITSPEAIVYETSYVTAHKGPCRAATFSKDGQYIATGSVDMSIKVLDVERMVAKSIHEGTPQMQNDQPGMLDHPVIRTLYDHNDEVTTLDFHPTQQILVSGGRDCTVKVFDFSKSSTKKASKTIQEVATVRSVSMHPSGECLLVGTEHPVVRLYDLNTFQCYVSCNPSDQHRGPLTMLAYNNDGRIYASGSKDGDVKLWDGVSNRCIATYPKAHSGEEICSVQFSRNSKYLLTSGKDSVCRLWETATGRSLIAYTGAELSGKQLHKAQAVFNHTEDYALFPDEKTISLCCWDTRTGERQRLLSLGHNGPVHRLAHSPTSPGFITCSEDHRARFWYKRTTGTD, from the coding sequence ATGAAACCGGACAATGTTAAAATGAGAGATCATTTGTATAGGGCTATCATTAGCCAGTTGCTGAATGACGGATATATTGCTGTCGCAAAAAGCTTAACATCTCAAGTGAAGCCAACACTAGCATGTCCACCTTCTGATAAACTGCTCAAAGTATTTGAGACTGGAATTACCCAGCTTGAACATGACAAAGAATTTAAACTTCCATCTACTGCAGAACTGGTTGCTCCTGGCCATGGAATAGATCTTGAATTTGAGACAGATGTTCAAATAACGTCTCCAGAAGCAATTGTATATGAAACAAGTTACGTTACTGCTCACAAAGGTCCATGTCGAGCAGCGACTTTTTCAAAAGATGGACAATATATTGCGACAGGATCGGTGGATATGTCAATAAAAGTATTGGATGTTGAGAGAATGGTTGCCAAAAGTATACATGAAGGGACTCCTCAAATGCAAAATGATCAACCAGGTATGTTAGACCACCCTGTTATTCGTACGTTGTATGATCACAATGATGAAGTGACCACATTAGATTTTCACCCAACCCAGCAAATATTAGTTTCAGGTGGCCGTGACTGTACAGTTAAAGTATTTGACTTTTCAAAGAGTTCTACAAAAAAGGCTTCAAAAACCATTCAAGAAGTTGCAACTGTGCGCTCAGTTTCCATGCACCCCAGTGGAGAATGCCTTCTGGTTGGCACAGAACATCCAGTTGTGAGACTTTATGATCTGAACACTTTTCAGTGTTATGTGAGTTGCAACCCATCAGATCAACATAGAGGTCCACTAACCATGTTGGCTTACAATAATGATGGTAGAATTTATGCTTCTGGGAGTAAAGACGGAGATGTGAAGTTATGGGATGGTGTCAGTAATCGATGTATTGCAACATATCCTAAAGCCCACAGTGGTGAAGAAATTTGTTCTGTACAGTTTTCACGAAATAGCAAATACCTTTTGACAAGTGGTAAAGACAGTGTATGCCGTCTTTGGGAGACTGCAACAGGACGCTCACTCATTGCTTATACAGGAGCAGAACTTAGTGGCAAACAATTACACAAAGCACAAGCAGTGTTTAATCATACTGAAGACTATGCATTGTTTCCTGATGAAAAAACAATTTCACTATGTTGTTGGGACACCAGAACTGGTGAAAGACAACGCCTATTGTCACTCGGACACAACGGTCCTGTTCATCGTCTTGCCCATTCACCAACATCGCCTGGATTTATCACGTGCAGCGAGGATCACAGAGCTCGGTTCTGGTATAAGAGAACGACAGGAACGGACTGA